From the Coffea eugenioides isolate CCC68of chromosome 1, Ceug_1.0, whole genome shotgun sequence genome, the window ACGCCATACCTGTGCAGAATGATCCGGTTTCAAGAGAGCCAAGGCTCCGGAAGCATCAGGGTCAACTCCAATAACCCATTCGGAACCCAAATTCGGACTCCCATTGCCATGGAAGTTCAGAAGATCACTAGAACAATTACTATTACTACTACTATTATAATCAATTTTCTCAGGGAAAGGGCAGGAGAGGGAATCCAACCAATTCTGTCTAAGTTGAGCCTCTGTAATCAACTTATTCCCCTTCTTCCCTCTTGAGCTTTTTCGCCGGGGCGGCGGGATAAGCTGGTCAGGAGTTATAACTACAGCATGGTCTACAGAAGGGGTAAGAGTGGTGGCAGTGGAGAAGAGCTTGAAAGTGGTGGCTACGGTAGAGGAGAAGCGGAGGAGGAATGGTTGGGCGAGTTTGGTGGAGAAAGGGGTCATGAATTCAGAAGGGAAATGCGAGATTTGGGACTGGAAGTGGAAGTGGGAAGTTTCCATGAACTGGGAAGAAAGGAAGGAAGGGTTTGGAGAGAAAAGGAGGGAAAGAGGGAAGAAATCAAGAGAGAAATATGGGGTTGGGTTGGTTAGTTGGGTAATTGAGGTTTTGTCTGGAGTGAGGAAAGTTTGGTACATATGGGCTAAAGTTCGGTTTGAATCCTTAACCCGGTCTGAAAGTGTTCAATGATAACCCCACTGAGTCTAATCAAGTCAAAACATCTAACGTTTAAAAAGTGGAAAAATGATCGGTTTCATTCTttatatttcacaaaaatattctttttattcctcacttttaaaacgaaacaatttCATCCTTAACATTTAAAAACTAAAGTTATTATATCCCTGAACTCAAATTTCAATAtgaatcaaaccaccaatcaacctgatgacaaattttgggggtgtaattggtagatcacttggttaagtcaacttgatattcatgtgaaatttaatgaacctaaaaataaaaaataaaaaattataacataaaaaagaaaaattaatctttcatacattatcattgtatacactgacggttttatgtaccgtcatatcattttaatttatatttaaacatcaaattttatatttatgatacacatctagATTCGCAAGCGGATATACTAATAGTGCATAAAaagatttaccaaaaaaaaaaaaactctaatattccaagacaaagaatggccttttatgttataatttttatttttttggtttaataaatgtcatgtaAATATGATGAAGTTGACTGAGTGATCTGTCAATTCTATTTccgaaatttattactgggttattggatggtttgatttagattgaaaattaggttcaaggatgtaatagctttaatttttaaatgtcagggacaaatttgcttcattttaaaagtgagggaagaaaagaatatttttacgaaatgtgagggatgaaacatgTCATTTTCCCTTAAAACTTTATTCATAACACGTTTAAAATTAATATgtgttcatttattttttttaaggaatTTGAACAAACTTTTATCGAGTTAAAATAATTTGAACATTTTATATGTGAATCCCAACATTCCTACTTATTAAGTCATTGAAGCCAAACATGACATTTGACAGAATATAAATATTGTTTATGTTTAGTTTGATTGATTGGTAAATTAAAGTCGAACAAATACTTATCGAACTTaaattactccctccgtcccaattATTTAGTTATGTTTGGGGATTctaactttttaaaaatagtggCTTGATTGTGACTTTGTActtctttttctaattttaccgtcacaaattcaaaattcaaatttgaatagtAACATGCATATGATTAGAAAGAAGTGTTATATTGGAAAGAGAAACTAAAAGGTGATTTGACTTTTTCAACATGACAAATATTTTAGGAcattccaaaataaaaagtatgacactttcaatgggacGGATGAAGTAATTTAATATGGAGGTTAGTTTCTTAGTTTAATTATAATGGTTATGTTTGGTTAAGATCaagattgcaattttttttttccaatacaATTTGTAAACTTGTAGCATTGTTAGGTAGACTTGTAGttgtaacaagttcaagtagtTGAATTagttaaccttttttttttttaatgcttaAAGAATGGAAGTCTAGTCAAGTTTGTTATGTATGTTATCGGCTGCTAAATGCTCAAGGATATGCTTTACTTTTGCAAACTACTAGTCTATCAGTCTAAATAAAAGCATATAATAAGCTTTTACAAATTTGATACATGCAAATCATTTTTTACACTGAAAAGTGTAGCAAGTAACCGAGGAGAAGGTGATAGATgaataaggaaatgaagaaaaaaaattgctattacaagagcaaagaaagaaaaaaagaaaggtgtgTTGGACAATGGTCACATATATATTAACAATATCTAAATTAACAAATCTAGCATTGTCATGCTCTTCATGTTGCTACATTTGATCACAACATAGTCTACTACCAAACATCTTAattaatggaatcaaatttattaaGATACGAAGTTATAGACGTATGAAGCATATATAAACTTTGTTTCAAGTAGAATTGATTCACCACCGTCTTTTTCATGTACAAAAGCTCCAGTTTATTCCACAAAGTCTTTGGTTGCCTTTTCTTGAGCAATTTCACATAAAACCTTATCGGAGAGATTTAGAATAATTGCCGAGAGGGCCTTATTATCCATTTTTTCGAATTTGCTTATCCATAATTTTTTCtgagtttttctcctttttgaacAGCGCTACTTCTACTTCATCTTGGATGAGAATAGCTTTCATCTTAATCTGCCACAAACTGAGGCTGACACATTGGTCAAACTTTTCAATATAGGTCTTGGTTATTGTCATAATGGTTATTGTCAAAAAACTTAGTCCAGGTAatcaggctctgataccattttaTTAGGATCCCATCCTAGTAATTATGAAAAGGTTAATTTGACAACtcacaaaagtgataacaaaggcggtaataaaatgaggagaaaaataataaaagacaATATTAACACAAAAATTTACGTGGTGATTTGATCAATTACACCTACATCGGAGAGGGTGAGCAAAATCCActataatgaaaaaaaaaatgagaaatttctaattttgtgatgaatttaaaaaaaattctacaaaaggggtgattttggcATTGGATTCCGTCCGGAGGTCTTCGCATTCCTGAAATGCGAGCTCAGTGAGCTCGCATTTCAGGAATGCGAGGTTAGAGaagagctcgcattcgcggaatgcgagctctacttattgagctcgcattccgcaaatgcgagctcttctgtatttttattttttattttttgagagcTAGGGAATTATTTCCAGAAAGCTcctaaatgtttttttttaaaatgttgcaaatatttaaaattttgcaaatagctcgcatttgttaaatttgacctccaaaaattgtatttaacttttttgttagatttcgcatttataagtatgactttcagaaaattaaattcaaaaatgttaggaaaaaaattttaaatgataTTTACGAGCtccataaaaaatataaaagtaaatgTAAATATTGTTTGTTTTGTAGAATTTGCCTTTACTAAAATGGTGTCGGTAgtaaaatcttattttaaaaTCTCTACTAAAATCTTATTTTTCGGAGAAAGGTTagagaaattttgtttaaaaatctGTAATTAGCAGAGgaataatgttttttttttattttaaaacttgcACGTGGCTAAAGTCATCAAATATGTGCTAAAACAAAATCAGATTAACAATAATCTTTTAATATAATTTACTATACATGCATAATtcttttataataaaaaaaattggtaattgtacggttgaaaatacgttattttattataatacatttaaattgtggaaaaagtacacatgcatagttctttctatttcatagatcaatgtaaaaatagaatgaaattgttaacatgTAAGGTGTTGACTATTTGTTGTGAATAAAATATTAAgtgtttttccttttgtatcaaataaatttttttgatcaaattctaattttcctttgtTATTAATGAATCGTATTTATTTGTTGAAACCGATGAATATTAGTTATAAGAATATAATAGTTAATAGTCATTAATATATGTTACAATTTCAAttgtaattttagaaatttcataacgcaatgtttttttaaaaaaaattatataagttatt encodes:
- the LOC113778900 gene encoding Holliday junction resolvase MOC1, chloroplastic-like isoform X1 yields the protein METSHFHFQSQISHFPSEFMTPFSTKLAQPFLLRFSSTVATTFKLFSTATTLTPSVDHAVVITPDQLIPPPRRKSSRGKKGNKLITEAQLRQNWLDSLSCPFPEKIDYNSSSNSNCSSDLLNFHGNGSPNLGSEWVIGVDPDASGALALLKPDHSAQVFDSPHLKVPIGRRLRKRLDTKSIVQLLNSFNAPMGTTAYIEQSIPYPKDGKQGWWSGGFGYGLWIGILVASGFSVIPVPSAVWKNEFRLSGSSSTKDDSREAASMMFPSLSSQLKRKKDHVKYSFVGRAEALLIAAYGKSLKMRLYDSCLVDN
- the LOC113778900 gene encoding Holliday junction resolvase MOC1, chloroplastic-like isoform X3 — its product is METSHFHFQSQISHFPSEFMTPFSTKLAQPFLLRFSSTVATTFKLFSTATTLTPSVDHAVVITPDQLIPPPRRKSSRGKKGNKLITEAQLRQNWLDSLSCPFPEKIDYNSSSNSNCSSDLLNFHGNGSPNLGSEWVIGVDPDASGALALLKPDHSAQVFDSPHLKVPIGRRLRKRLDTKSIVQLLNSFNAPMGTTAYIEQSIPYPKDGKQGWWSGGFGYGLWIGILVASGFSVIPVPSAVWKNEFRLSGSSSTKK
- the LOC113778900 gene encoding Holliday junction resolvase MOC1, chloroplastic-like isoform X2, translating into METSHFHFQSQISHFPSEFMTPFSTKLAQPFLLRFSSTVATTFKLFSTATTLTPSVDHAVVITPDQLIPPPRRKSSRGKKGNKLITEAQLRQNWLDSLSCPFPEKIDYNSSSNSNCSSDLLNFHGNGSPNLGSEWVIGVDPDASGALALLKPDHSAQVFDSPHLKVPIGRRLRKRLDTKSIVQLLNSFNAPMGTTAYIEQSIPYPKDGKQGWWSGGFGYGLWIGILVASGFSVIPVPSAVWKNEFRLSGSSSTKDDSREAASMMFPSLSSQLKRKKDHGRAEALLIAAYGKSLKMRLYDSCLVDN